Proteins from one Canis lupus familiaris isolate Mischka breed German Shepherd chromosome 26, alternate assembly UU_Cfam_GSD_1.0, whole genome shotgun sequence genomic window:
- the ORAI1 gene encoding calcium release-activated calcium channel protein 1 yields MHPEPAPPPNSNSPELPLGGGSTTSGSRRSRRRSGDGEPPGSPPPPAAVTYPDWIGQTYSEVMSLNEHSMQALSWRKLYLSRAKLKASSRTSALLSGFAMVAMVEVQLDADHDYPPGLLIAFSACTTVLVAVHLFALMISTCILPNIEAVSNVHNLNSVKESPHERMHRHIELAWAFSTVIGTLLFLAEVVLLCWVKFLPLKKQPGQPRPTSKPPAGSAVASVNGSSTGGITPGQAAAIASTTIMVPFGLVFIVFAVHFYRSLVSHKTDRQFQELNELAEFARLQDQLDHRGDHPLTPSSHYA; encoded by the exons ATGCATCcggagcccgccccgcccccgaaCAGCAACAGCCCCGAGCTTCCCCTCGGCGGAGGCAGCACCACCAGCGGCAGccgccggagccgccgccgcaGCGGGGACGGGGAGCCCCCGGGGTCGCCGCCCCCGCCAGCCGCCGTCACCTACCCGGACTGGATCGGCCAGACTTACTCCGAGGTGATGAGCCTCAACGAGCACTCGATGCAGGCGCTGTCCTGGCGCAAGCTCTACTTGAGCCGCGCCAAGCTCAAAGCCTCCAGCCGgacctctgctctgctctccgGCTTCGCCATG GTGGCGATGGTGGAGGTACAGCTGGATGCCGACCACGACTACCCGCCAGGGCTGCTGATCGCCTTCAGCGCCTGCACTACAGTGTTAGTGGCCGTACACCTGTTTGCGCTCATGATCAGCACCTGCATCCTGCCCAACATCGAGGCGGTGAGCAACGTGCATAACCTCAACTCGGTCAAGGAGTCGCCCCATGAACGCATGCACCGCCACATCGAGCTAGCCTGGGCCTTCTCCACTGTCATTGGCACACTCCTCTTTCTGGCTGAGGTAGTGCTGCTCTGCTGGGTCAAGTTTTTGCCCCTCAAGAagcagccagggcagccccggcccACCAGCAAGCCCCCAGCTGGCAGCGCTGTTGCCAGCGTCAACGGCAGCAGCACTGGCGGCATCACCCCCGGCCAGGCTGCTGCCATTGCCTCCACCACCATCATGGTCCCCTTCGGCCTGGTCTTTATCGTCTTTGCTGTCCACTTCTACCGCTCACTGGTCAGCCATAAAACGGACCGGCAGTTCCAGGAGCTCAACGAGCTGGCCGAGTTTGCTCGCCTGCAGGACCAGCTGGACCACAGAGGGGATCACCCCCTGACGCCCAGCAGTCACTATGCATAA